From a single Kitasatospora sp. NBC_00458 genomic region:
- the pstS gene encoding phosphate ABC transporter substrate-binding protein PstS, translating into MSTGRSVVIRSLTPSALALVVAVAASGCGMESDTAAGAAPTSAPTSGASSARASASIACDGSGQLLGAGSTAQGNAIDLWRNEFESACPSVTVNYGGGGSGAGVQQFNSGKVAFAGTDAALSPAEVDASKQVCTGGRGIDLPMVGGLISVVFNVTGVDRLVLDGPTTAKIFDSQITTWNDPAIVALNPGTSLPDAPIQAFHRGDDSGTTANLTAYLAAASNGAWGHPAGKAWAGKGGQSANGSAGVAAQVKQVDNSIGYAELSFAQTNNLKSAAISTGAAQPVEANAANAAATLATAQVTGTDGDLALNLDYAIKDENAYPLVLVTYEVVCDKGNKASALPALKSFLSYTSSDAGQQAIAPIGYVPLPEALTSKVRTAVSGLA; encoded by the coding sequence GTGTCTACTGGTCGGTCCGTCGTGATCCGTTCGCTCACGCCTTCGGCGCTGGCGCTCGTCGTGGCGGTCGCCGCCTCGGGGTGCGGCATGGAGTCCGACACCGCGGCGGGGGCCGCGCCCACCTCCGCGCCCACCTCCGGGGCTTCTTCCGCGCGGGCCTCCGCATCGATCGCCTGCGACGGGTCGGGGCAGCTGCTGGGCGCGGGTTCGACCGCCCAGGGGAACGCGATCGACCTCTGGAGGAACGAGTTCGAGTCGGCGTGTCCGAGCGTCACCGTCAACTACGGCGGCGGCGGTTCGGGCGCGGGCGTCCAGCAGTTCAACTCGGGAAAGGTCGCCTTCGCCGGCACCGATGCGGCTCTCAGCCCCGCCGAGGTCGACGCCTCCAAGCAGGTCTGCACCGGCGGCCGGGGCATCGACCTGCCGATGGTCGGCGGCCTCATCTCCGTCGTCTTCAACGTCACCGGCGTCGACCGGCTCGTGCTCGACGGCCCCACCACGGCCAAGATCTTCGACTCGCAGATCACCACGTGGAACGACCCGGCCATCGTCGCGCTCAACCCGGGCACCAGCCTGCCCGACGCGCCGATCCAGGCGTTCCACCGCGGGGACGACTCCGGCACCACCGCCAACCTGACCGCGTACCTCGCCGCGGCGTCGAACGGCGCCTGGGGCCACCCGGCCGGAAAGGCCTGGGCGGGCAAGGGCGGGCAGTCCGCGAACGGCTCCGCCGGGGTCGCGGCGCAGGTCAAGCAGGTCGACAACTCGATCGGCTACGCCGAGCTCTCCTTCGCCCAGACCAACAACCTGAAGAGCGCCGCCATCAGCACCGGCGCCGCCCAGCCGGTCGAGGCGAACGCCGCGAACGCCGCCGCCACCCTGGCCACGGCGCAGGTCACCGGCACCGACGGCGACCTCGCCCTGAACCTGGACTACGCGATCAAGGACGAGAACGCCTACCCGCTGGTCCTGGTCACCTACGAGGTGGTCTGCGACAAGGGGAACAAGGCCTCGGCCCTGCCCGCCCTGAAGTCCTTCCTCTCCTACACGAGCAGCGACGCCGGGCAGCAGGCCATCGCCCCGATCGGCTACGTTCCCCTGCCGGAAGCGCTGACCTCCAAGGTCCGGACCGCGGTTTCCGGCCTCGCCTGA
- a CDS encoding LURP-one-related/scramblase family protein: MSQNTNTPGFPGQPAAPAGDSAKVQRQVQQQAGVGPVSGGGGTLFSEPVLVVNQKAKLIELTNEYTVFDQQGATLGSVVQVSQSGLRKAIRLLTSLDQYLTHKLEIRDAHGAPVLVLTRPAKFIKSRVIVELPNGQEVGQVVQQNAIGKINFALEVGGRKVGAVKAENWRAWNFSIVDETDTEIARITKTWEGLAKTMFTTADNYVLQIHRPLADPLLSLVVATALTVDTALKQDARGFG, encoded by the coding sequence ATGTCCCAGAACACGAACACCCCCGGTTTCCCCGGGCAGCCGGCCGCTCCGGCCGGCGACTCCGCCAAGGTGCAGCGCCAGGTGCAGCAGCAGGCGGGCGTCGGACCGGTCTCCGGTGGCGGCGGCACCCTCTTCTCCGAGCCGGTCCTGGTGGTGAACCAGAAGGCCAAGCTGATCGAGCTGACCAACGAGTACACGGTCTTCGACCAGCAGGGCGCCACGCTGGGCTCGGTGGTCCAGGTCAGCCAGAGCGGTCTGCGCAAGGCGATACGGCTGCTCACCTCCCTCGACCAGTACCTGACCCACAAGCTGGAGATCCGTGACGCGCACGGCGCTCCGGTGCTGGTGCTGACCCGCCCGGCGAAGTTCATCAAGTCCCGGGTGATCGTGGAGCTCCCGAACGGCCAGGAGGTCGGCCAGGTCGTTCAGCAGAACGCCATCGGGAAGATCAACTTCGCGCTGGAGGTCGGCGGGCGGAAGGTCGGCGCCGTCAAGGCGGAGAACTGGCGGGCCTGGAACTTCTCCATCGTCGACGAGACGGACACCGAGATCGCCCGGATCACCAAGACCTGGGAGGGCCTGGCGAAGACGATGTTCACCACGGCCGACAACTACGTGCTCCAGATCCACCGCCCGCTCGCCGACCCGCTGCTGAGCCTGGTCGTGGCGACCGCGCTGACCGTGGACACCGCGCTGAAGCAGGACGCCCGGGGCTTCGGGTAG
- a CDS encoding SAV_915 family protein: protein MNRRSLAEDPEPSEPGPAGLLLVPVRPGPLGHAARLFRTPLGDRTAVAFTTEQQLVTVLGTAQPWITLAEPALRALTEPLGVTALTVDPQLAAAPAAAPRRTGAPDRPLVVARPYTGAPGLRRTALGAARSR, encoded by the coding sequence ATGAACCGACGCTCACTCGCCGAGGACCCCGAGCCCTCCGAACCCGGCCCGGCCGGACTCCTCCTGGTCCCCGTCCGGCCGGGCCCGCTGGGGCACGCCGCCCGGCTCTTCCGCACCCCGCTCGGCGACCGCACCGCCGTCGCCTTCACGACCGAGCAGCAGCTCGTCACCGTCCTCGGCACCGCCCAGCCGTGGATCACCCTCGCCGAGCCCGCCCTGCGGGCCCTCACCGAACCGCTGGGCGTCACCGCGCTCACCGTCGACCCGCAGCTGGCCGCCGCACCGGCCGCCGCACCCCGCCGCACGGGCGCCCCGGACCGGCCGCTCGTCGTCGCACGCCCCTACACAGGCGCGCCGGGCCTACGCCGTACCGCGTTGGGCGCAGCTCGGTCGAGGTGA
- a CDS encoding LysR family transcriptional regulator — protein sequence MELRTLEYFVAVAEERSFTKAAARCHVVQPAISQQIQALEKELGEPLFERLPRQVVLTSGGAALLPHARACLAAAASAVLEFADRSGLLGGSFALGTVGGLEGTAVPRLLGEYHRRYPRVAVSLVGASSPSLLAKVRDGGIDAAVVAGPPDGEPAAVASRVLLEDRIVAVLPAGSRPADRPMTLDEAVRGPVISYGPDSGVHAFIREAFAAEGLRLDIAYATNDVALQLALVAERIGIALTSRASPVLAADRRFTVVPLEPAVRLRKVFVWRPGTRPSAPLRAFLDLWTELSDPAASGGALSGAAVGG from the coding sequence ATGGAGCTCCGTACGCTTGAATACTTCGTCGCGGTGGCGGAGGAGCGGTCGTTCACGAAGGCGGCGGCCCGCTGCCACGTCGTGCAGCCCGCGATCAGCCAGCAGATCCAGGCGCTGGAGAAGGAGCTGGGAGAGCCCCTGTTCGAGCGGCTGCCCCGGCAGGTGGTCCTCACCTCCGGGGGCGCCGCCCTGCTGCCGCACGCCCGCGCCTGTCTGGCGGCGGCCGCCTCGGCCGTCCTGGAGTTCGCCGACCGCTCGGGCCTGCTCGGCGGCTCGTTCGCGCTGGGGACCGTCGGCGGTCTGGAAGGCACCGCCGTCCCCCGGCTGCTGGGGGAGTACCACCGCCGGTACCCGCGGGTCGCGGTCAGTCTCGTCGGGGCGTCGAGCCCGTCACTGCTGGCGAAGGTCCGCGACGGCGGGATCGACGCGGCCGTGGTCGCGGGACCGCCGGACGGCGAACCCGCCGCCGTCGCCTCGCGGGTGCTCCTGGAGGACCGGATCGTCGCGGTCCTCCCCGCCGGAAGCCGGCCCGCGGACCGTCCGATGACCCTCGACGAGGCGGTCCGGGGCCCGGTCATCAGCTACGGTCCCGACAGCGGAGTGCACGCGTTCATCCGCGAGGCCTTCGCCGCGGAGGGGCTGCGGTTGGACATCGCCTACGCGACGAACGACGTCGCCCTCCAGCTTGCGCTGGTCGCGGAACGGATCGGTATCGCCCTGACCTCCCGGGCGAGTCCGGTCCTCGCCGCCGACCGGCGCTTCACCGTCGTGCCGCTGGAGCCCGCCGTCCGGCTGCGGAAGGTGTTCGTGTGGCGGCCGGGCACCCGGCCGAGTGCGCCGTTGCGGGCCTTCCTCGACCTGTGGACGGAGCTGTCCGACCCGGCGGCGTCCGGCGGGGCCTTGTCCGGGGCGGCCGTCGGCGGCTGA
- a CDS encoding FAD-dependent monooxygenase, with the protein MRVTVVGGGIAGLTCALSLHAAGFAPRVYEAARRVEAVGVGINLLPHAVRELAELGLDGELARVALPPHRLSYRDRAGRTVWEEPLGRAAGYRWPQYSVHRGRLQMLLLAAVRERLGPDAVRTGLLFQRFEQGAGGVRAHFLDRSSGLPVVDDADVLVGADGIDSVVRSRLYPGEGPPNANGVHMWRGVARLPHVLDGRSIVVAGGTPGAKFVAYPIEDPEAATADALVNWVLEVRHGPSAPPPGGPGRRVGAAEARAGLSSWNLPWIDLAALAERSPAVFEYPMTDRDPLPRWSFGRVTLLGDAAHPMFPMGMNGGSQSVVDSRVLAWCLARDDDAEAALRRYDGMRRPAVNAIVLANRDLGPEETIARAEEHGAALPAGEAERISTRYKRLTGATVTRVNTHPSWTVVPAVPAVPVVPAVAAVPADQEPLRG; encoded by the coding sequence ATGAGAGTGACCGTCGTCGGCGGCGGCATCGCCGGGCTGACCTGTGCCCTGAGCCTGCACGCCGCCGGCTTCGCGCCACGGGTGTACGAGGCGGCGCGGAGGGTCGAGGCGGTCGGCGTCGGGATCAACCTGCTGCCGCACGCCGTCCGGGAGCTCGCCGAACTCGGCCTGGACGGCGAGCTGGCCCGCGTCGCGCTGCCCCCGCATCGGCTGAGCTACCGCGACCGGGCGGGCCGGACGGTCTGGGAGGAGCCGCTGGGGCGCGCCGCCGGGTACCGCTGGCCGCAGTACTCCGTGCACCGCGGCCGTCTGCAGATGCTGCTGCTGGCGGCGGTCCGCGAGCGGCTGGGGCCCGACGCGGTCCGTACCGGGCTGCTGTTCCAACGGTTCGAGCAGGGCGCGGGCGGCGTCCGCGCCCACTTCCTGGACCGGTCGAGCGGTCTGCCCGTGGTCGACGACGCCGACGTGCTGGTCGGCGCGGACGGCATCGACTCCGTGGTCCGCAGCCGGCTGTACCCCGGCGAGGGTCCGCCGAACGCGAACGGTGTCCACATGTGGCGCGGGGTCGCGCGGCTCCCGCACGTCCTCGACGGCCGTTCGATCGTGGTGGCCGGGGGCACCCCCGGTGCGAAGTTCGTCGCCTACCCGATCGAGGACCCCGAGGCCGCGACCGCCGACGCCCTGGTGAACTGGGTGCTGGAGGTGCGGCACGGCCCGTCCGCCCCGCCGCCGGGCGGCCCCGGCCGCCGTGTCGGCGCGGCGGAGGCCCGCGCCGGGCTGTCGTCGTGGAACCTGCCGTGGATCGACCTCGCGGCGCTCGCCGAACGCTCCCCGGCGGTCTTCGAGTACCCGATGACCGACCGCGATCCCCTGCCGCGCTGGAGCTTCGGACGGGTCACCCTCCTCGGCGACGCCGCGCACCCGATGTTCCCCATGGGCATGAACGGCGGGTCGCAGTCCGTCGTCGACAGCCGGGTACTGGCCTGGTGCCTGGCCCGGGACGACGACGCCGAGGCCGCGCTGCGCCGCTACGACGGGATGCGCCGGCCGGCCGTCAACGCGATCGTGCTGGCCAACCGGGACCTGGGGCCGGAGGAGACCATCGCGCGGGCCGAGGAGCACGGCGCGGCGCTGCCCGCCGGGGAGGCCGAGCGGATCTCGACCCGCTACAAGCGGCTGACCGGTGCCACCGTCACCCGGGTCAACACCCACCCGTCCTGGACGGTCGTCCCTGCTGTCCCCGCCGTCCCGGTCGTCCCCGCTGTCGCCGCCGTCCCCGCCGATCAGGAGCCGCTCCGCGGGTGA
- a CDS encoding DUF5996 family protein — translation MELFPPVPLAEWRDTKETLHRFTQVVGKVRLAASVRRNHWWNVPFHLTGRGITTRPMGQVDGNPVFTVDFDFVDHRLVVATADGRTESFPLVGQSVASFYRQTLEALAALGVRVEIRVPRPYRLPDSDRPFDQDFEHAAYDPVQANRFWQVLGQVGLVLEEFAARFSGKVSPVHLFWHSFDIAHTRFSGHALDQPPQVDPVTREAYSRELISFGFWFGDADLGEPAFYSYTAPEPAHLAEDRLSPASAGWVALENSHLAVLRYDAARAEADPRAAVLAFYESAYQAGAARAGWDVGGLACPGGITDPHLPGPPA, via the coding sequence ATGGAACTGTTCCCACCGGTTCCGCTCGCCGAGTGGCGGGACACCAAGGAGACGCTGCACCGCTTCACCCAGGTGGTGGGGAAGGTCCGCCTCGCGGCGAGCGTGCGGCGCAACCACTGGTGGAACGTCCCCTTCCATCTCACCGGGCGCGGGATCACCACGCGGCCGATGGGACAGGTCGACGGCAACCCGGTCTTCACCGTCGACTTCGACTTCGTCGACCACCGGCTGGTCGTCGCGACGGCGGACGGCAGGACGGAGTCCTTCCCGCTCGTCGGCCAGTCCGTCGCCTCGTTCTACCGGCAGACCCTGGAGGCGCTGGCGGCGCTGGGCGTCCGGGTGGAGATCCGGGTCCCCCGGCCCTACCGGCTTCCCGACTCCGACCGGCCGTTCGACCAGGACTTCGAACACGCCGCCTACGACCCCGTCCAGGCGAACCGCTTCTGGCAGGTGCTGGGCCAGGTCGGGCTGGTGCTGGAGGAGTTCGCGGCGCGCTTCTCGGGCAAGGTCAGCCCCGTCCACCTGTTCTGGCACTCATTCGACATCGCCCACACCCGGTTCTCCGGGCACGCCCTCGACCAGCCGCCACAGGTGGACCCGGTGACCCGCGAGGCGTACTCCCGGGAGCTGATCAGCTTCGGGTTCTGGTTCGGGGACGCCGACCTCGGCGAACCGGCCTTCTACTCGTACACGGCGCCCGAGCCCGCGCACCTGGCCGAGGACCGGCTCTCACCCGCCTCCGCCGGGTGGGTCGCGCTGGAGAACAGCCACCTGGCGGTCCTGCGGTACGACGCGGCCCGCGCCGAGGCCGATCCGCGGGCGGCGGTGCTCGCCTTCTACGAGAGCGCGTACCAGGCCGGGGCCGCCCGCGCCGGCTGGGACGTCGGCGGCCTCGCCTGCCCGGGCGGGATCACGGACCCGCACCTGCCGGGCCCGCCTGCCTGA
- a CDS encoding UBP-type zinc finger domain-containing protein, giving the protein MADSPIRGIDPSVKPSGEGCAECLAGDGPGWWFHLRRCAECGHIGCCDSSPSQHGTRHAREADHPFLASFEPGEAWFWDVETEQYYEGPELAAPVAHPASQPVPGPLGKVPADWQSHLH; this is encoded by the coding sequence ATGGCTGACAGCCCGATCCGGGGGATCGACCCCTCCGTGAAGCCGAGCGGCGAGGGGTGTGCGGAGTGCCTGGCGGGCGACGGGCCGGGGTGGTGGTTCCACCTGCGGCGCTGCGCCGAGTGCGGGCACATCGGCTGTTGCGACTCCTCACCCTCACAACACGGCACGAGGCACGCCCGGGAGGCGGACCACCCGTTCCTGGCCAGCTTCGAGCCCGGTGAGGCGTGGTTCTGGGACGTCGAGACCGAGCAGTACTACGAGGGGCCGGAACTGGCGGCGCCCGTCGCGCACCCGGCCTCGCAGCCGGTGCCCGGCCCGCTGGGCAAGGTCCCCGCCGACTGGCAGTCGCACCTGCACTGA
- a CDS encoding NAD(+)/NADH kinase: MGSIGTVGLVLHPERTCAPSVDAVVRWGRARGTTVLGLAAEVARIGCEAVPVEAEEMTASADLLISLGGDGTMLRAMRLTTGGHAPVLGVNVGRLGFLAEVDIPELPAALDAIDARRFTVEVRSGVHARFGAARETALNDVVLLRSPGHKSAAVAVRVQGEPFVAYTADAVVVATPTGSTAYSFSAGGPIVSPNAEGLLITPVAPHAAFNRSVFLSSGERLDLVVLPHSGDLAVEADGLLVGHVSPGDVVEVTMLPAAARVVRLGRTTFYQRAQRKLRLTGSAEHG, translated from the coding sequence ATGGGATCCATCGGCACGGTGGGGCTGGTCCTCCACCCCGAGCGCACCTGCGCGCCCTCCGTCGACGCCGTCGTCCGGTGGGGCCGGGCCCGGGGGACGACGGTCCTGGGGCTCGCGGCGGAGGTGGCGCGGATCGGCTGCGAGGCGGTTCCGGTCGAGGCCGAGGAGATGACCGCGAGCGCCGACCTCCTGATCAGTCTCGGCGGGGACGGCACCATGCTCCGTGCCATGCGGCTCACGACCGGGGGGCACGCGCCGGTCCTCGGCGTCAACGTCGGACGCCTGGGCTTCCTCGCCGAGGTCGACATCCCCGAGCTCCCCGCCGCGCTGGACGCCATCGACGCCCGCCGTTTCACCGTGGAGGTCCGCTCCGGCGTCCACGCCCGGTTCGGGGCCGCCCGGGAGACGGCGCTGAACGACGTCGTGCTCCTGCGCAGCCCGGGCCACAAGTCCGCGGCGGTCGCCGTACGGGTCCAGGGCGAGCCGTTCGTCGCCTACACCGCCGACGCGGTGGTCGTCGCGACACCGACCGGCTCCACCGCGTACAGCTTCTCCGCCGGCGGCCCGATCGTCTCCCCCAACGCGGAGGGGCTGCTGATCACCCCGGTGGCCCCGCACGCCGCGTTCAACCGCTCCGTGTTCCTCTCCAGCGGTGAGCGGCTCGACCTCGTGGTCCTGCCGCACAGCGGCGACCTCGCCGTCGAGGCCGACGGCCTCCTGGTCGGCCACGTCTCACCGGGCGACGTCGTCGAGGTGACCATGCTGCCCGCCGCCGCACGGGTCGTACGACTCGGCCGCACCACGTTCTACCAGCGGGCCCAGCGCAAACTGCGGCTCACCGGCTCGGCGGAGCACGGCTGA
- a CDS encoding YcaO-like family protein, with protein MTTTTTTTHTAPPQSGERGLTPRQAFARAAAAIADLGLEADLAPVLDGSPGTWRCVLRRGGVPLRTGLGLGKGSREEARAGALFEALEHQLSGVDGLDGSRIRLASAHDVAAGPLGRDIAAALLAQAPDGPLGCLPYRSPDGGPDVDVPLFLSMPEYLRPAGDDLRRQAGDTYDYRSVGRYSVNNGWAAGVDPVEAAVHAINELIERDALSMLLIGCFLRTPARRPAVVDPATLPPGPAALLGFATARTGRPVHLIDMTTDLDVPAYAAYQSAPPGQPARICGWGASLSREYAVSRAVSELVQLHSTMGLRDRYAHLLPEQRDDTGPYPALHACYLSDFTAALATAEVRPFEATAVPDTPGGHLDRLLGLLKDHGFGVYRRDHHVTPDLAVVNVLVPGLERFMLVTDGQVVVPGERGLAAARRG; from the coding sequence GTGACCACCACCACCACCACCACGCACACCGCTCCTCCCCAGTCCGGGGAGCGCGGCCTCACTCCGCGGCAGGCGTTCGCGAGGGCCGCCGCAGCGATCGCCGACCTGGGGCTGGAGGCCGATCTGGCACCGGTCCTCGACGGCAGCCCCGGGACGTGGCGCTGCGTCCTGCGGCGCGGCGGCGTACCGCTGCGCACCGGGCTGGGGCTGGGCAAGGGCAGCCGGGAGGAGGCCCGGGCCGGAGCACTGTTCGAGGCGCTGGAGCACCAGCTCAGCGGCGTGGACGGACTCGACGGCTCCCGGATCCGGTTGGCCTCCGCCCACGACGTCGCGGCCGGTCCGCTGGGACGGGACATCGCCGCCGCGCTGCTCGCCCAGGCGCCCGACGGGCCGTTGGGGTGCCTGCCGTACCGCTCGCCCGACGGCGGTCCGGACGTCGACGTCCCGCTCTTCCTCTCGATGCCCGAGTACCTGCGCCCGGCGGGGGACGACCTGCGCCGGCAGGCCGGTGACACCTACGACTACCGCTCGGTGGGCCGCTACTCGGTCAACAACGGCTGGGCCGCCGGGGTCGATCCGGTCGAGGCCGCGGTGCACGCGATCAACGAACTGATCGAGCGGGACGCGCTGTCCATGCTGCTGATCGGCTGCTTCCTCCGCACGCCCGCGCGCCGCCCGGCCGTGGTCGACCCGGCGACGCTGCCCCCGGGCCCCGCCGCGCTCCTCGGCTTCGCCACCGCCCGCACCGGCCGTCCGGTGCACCTGATCGACATGACCACCGACCTGGACGTGCCCGCGTACGCGGCCTACCAGAGCGCACCCCCGGGACAGCCGGCGCGGATCTGCGGCTGGGGCGCGTCGCTGTCCCGCGAGTACGCGGTCTCCCGCGCGGTGAGCGAACTCGTCCAGCTGCACAGCACCATGGGCCTGCGCGACCGGTACGCGCACCTGCTGCCCGAACAGCGCGACGACACCGGGCCCTACCCGGCGCTGCACGCCTGCTACCTGTCCGACTTCACCGCCGCCCTGGCCACGGCCGAGGTCCGGCCCTTCGAGGCGACCGCGGTACCCGACACCCCGGGCGGACACCTCGACCGGCTCCTCGGCCTCCTGAAGGACCACGGCTTCGGCGTCTACCGGCGCGACCACCACGTCACACCGGACCTCGCGGTGGTCAACGTGCTGGTCCCCGGCCTGGAGCGGTTCATGCTGGTCACCGACGGCCAGGTCGTGGTACCCGGCGAGCGCGGACTCGCGGCGGCCCGCCGTGGGTGA
- a CDS encoding helix-turn-helix transcriptional regulator — MDAPLSVPAPGTPAWGDPLTEALELTGVRCVLSRGLTAAGAWALAFPAPGRLKVQAVLQGTVWLLVEGAEPPVRLEAGGAAVLAGDRPYILASDPAVPAVDALPLLRASAEPFFHTGDDGRDTVTIGAHLELDTTAEDLLLSLLPPVLQVGAATAEARTACWLMEQTLRELASDRPGASFAAGHLAPLLLVQVLRAFLTGADAGHCPTGWLRALADERIAPALRLMHGDPSRPWTLAELARAAAMSRTSFAKRFKDVAGVPPLAYLRRWRMHRAEHTLRRADTPLSAIASALGYGSESAFSNAFKRATGLSPRHYRETVRSA; from the coding sequence ATGGATGCACCGCTGTCCGTGCCGGCCCCCGGCACTCCGGCCTGGGGGGACCCTCTCACCGAGGCCCTCGAACTCACCGGCGTCCGCTGCGTCCTGTCGCGCGGTCTCACCGCCGCGGGCGCCTGGGCGCTGGCCTTCCCCGCGCCGGGCCGACTCAAGGTCCAGGCCGTGCTGCAGGGCACCGTCTGGCTGCTGGTGGAGGGCGCCGAGCCACCCGTACGCCTCGAAGCGGGTGGGGCGGCCGTCCTCGCCGGCGACCGCCCCTACATCCTCGCGAGTGATCCGGCGGTGCCGGCGGTTGACGCACTGCCGCTGCTCAGGGCCTCCGCCGAGCCCTTCTTCCACACCGGGGACGACGGCCGGGACACCGTCACCATCGGCGCCCACCTGGAACTCGACACCACCGCCGAGGACCTGCTGCTCAGCCTGCTCCCGCCCGTGCTGCAGGTCGGCGCCGCGACGGCCGAAGCCCGCACCGCCTGCTGGCTCATGGAGCAGACGCTGCGGGAGCTGGCCTCCGACCGCCCCGGCGCCTCGTTCGCCGCCGGCCACCTCGCCCCGCTGCTCCTCGTCCAGGTCCTGCGCGCCTTCCTCACGGGTGCGGACGCGGGTCACTGCCCGACGGGCTGGCTGCGCGCGCTGGCGGACGAGCGCATCGCGCCCGCCCTGCGGCTGATGCACGGCGACCCGTCCCGGCCCTGGACGCTCGCCGAACTGGCCCGGGCGGCCGCGATGTCCCGCACCAGCTTCGCCAAGCGCTTCAAGGACGTGGCGGGCGTCCCGCCGCTGGCCTACCTCCGCCGCTGGCGGATGCACCGGGCCGAGCACACCCTCCGACGCGCGGACACGCCCCTGTCGGCCATCGCCTCCGCTCTCGGGTACGGCTCCGAGAGCGCCTTCAGCAACGCCTTCAAACGCGCCACCGGCCTGTCGCCCCGCCACTACCGGGAGACGGTCCGCTCCGCGTGA
- a CDS encoding S41 family peptidase, producing MTTTTTSPSALDAVAVVESIADLVRENYVFPDVARQLADLLRSRSAEGSYRAESAEELAEAVTADLQSVNGDLHLGLKHHAVPVPAERGAAALAAMRRDFDASLGGVPRVELLDGGVAVLEIAPLLFPLDWAAQPLAAALSLVAPARALVLDLRGNVGGDPDTVAFVCGYLLEGRTLLNTMVSRQGEEAAQSWTPPFVPGARFGGSKPLYVLTSGKTFSGGEELAYDLQQLGRAEVVGEATRGGAHPREGWTVHPHLELSVPVARAVNPVSGTNWEGTGVQPDVPCDAAAALDRALSLAVARLA from the coding sequence ATGACCACCACCACCACATCGCCCTCTGCGCTGGACGCCGTCGCCGTCGTCGAGTCGATCGCCGACCTGGTCCGCGAGAACTACGTCTTCCCCGACGTCGCCCGGCAGCTGGCGGACCTGCTGCGGAGCCGGAGCGCCGAGGGCTCCTACCGGGCCGAGTCCGCCGAGGAGTTGGCCGAAGCGGTCACCGCGGACCTGCAGTCCGTCAACGGCGACCTGCACCTCGGCCTCAAGCACCACGCCGTGCCGGTGCCGGCCGAGCGGGGTGCGGCGGCCCTCGCCGCGATGCGGAGGGACTTCGACGCCTCGCTGGGCGGTGTTCCGCGCGTGGAGCTCCTCGACGGCGGCGTCGCGGTCCTGGAGATCGCGCCCCTGCTGTTCCCGCTGGACTGGGCGGCGCAGCCGCTGGCCGCAGCGCTCTCCCTGGTGGCACCCGCCCGCGCCCTCGTCCTCGACCTGCGCGGCAACGTCGGCGGCGACCCGGACACGGTCGCCTTCGTCTGCGGCTACCTGCTGGAGGGCCGTACCCTGCTCAACACCATGGTCTCGCGGCAGGGCGAGGAGGCCGCGCAGTCCTGGACGCCGCCGTTCGTGCCGGGTGCCCGCTTCGGCGGCAGCAAGCCGCTCTACGTGCTGACGAGCGGGAAGACCTTCTCCGGGGGCGAGGAGCTCGCCTACGACCTGCAGCAGCTCGGGCGCGCCGAGGTCGTCGGGGAGGCGACCCGGGGCGGCGCGCACCCGCGCGAGGGGTGGACGGTGCACCCGCACCTGGAGCTCAGCGTGCCGGTCGCCCGCGCGGTGAACCCGGTCTCGGGCACCAACTGGGAGGGCACCGGCGTCCAGCCCGACGTGCCGTGCGACGCCGCGGCGGCGCTCGACCGCGCGCTGTCCCTGGCCGTGGCGCGCCTGGCCTAG
- a CDS encoding ArsR/SmtB family transcription factor, translating into MSHQPDEDVQRISTPRQHTALAHPLRQRLLFALSGRPSTISRLAAQLGANKGSVSHHLRVLCEAGLVQEAGTRQVRGGTEKYYRRTAERLLVDEPQPGGTAALLGAVAQELERSPAEHLLTLRHLRLGPAKAARLAEVLAALVDETEEDSEAEPLHGLLVTLYQQAGT; encoded by the coding sequence GTGAGCCACCAACCAGACGAAGACGTCCAGCGGATCAGCACGCCTCGGCAGCACACCGCGCTCGCCCACCCCCTGCGCCAGCGCCTGCTGTTCGCCCTCAGCGGCCGGCCGTCGACGATCAGTCGGCTCGCCGCACAGCTGGGGGCGAACAAGGGCAGCGTCTCCCACCACCTCAGGGTGCTGTGCGAGGCGGGGCTGGTCCAGGAGGCGGGAACGCGGCAGGTGCGCGGCGGTACCGAGAAGTACTACCGGCGAACCGCCGAGCGGCTGCTCGTCGACGAACCGCAGCCCGGGGGAACGGCCGCGCTGCTCGGCGCCGTCGCCCAGGAGCTGGAACGCTCACCCGCCGAGCACCTCCTGACGCTGCGCCACCTCCGCCTCGGCCCGGCCAAGGCGGCACGGCTCGCCGAGGTGCTGGCCGCCCTGGTCGACGAGACGGAGGAGGACTCGGAGGCCGAGCCGCTGCACGGCCTCCTGGTGACGCTCTACCAGCAGGCCGGGACGTAG